The nucleotide window CTTGTAATATTAATTCCTTTTGAAATCAAAGATAAGTATTTTGTAAATTTTCTGTTATCCTTTAATTCTTTCTCAAGAAAATCAGCAATTTGTGAACTTTCCGGAGTTTGATTTGCATTTAAGAAAAAATTAACAGCCATCTGCGGGTTAAATTGTCCTGTATTCGGATCAGAAAATACTTGTCTTGTTAAGGGGTCAATACCTGTTTGAATATTTTCTCCGCTGACAATTTTTGCTAATTCCTGATTGCTTACATCAATACCAAGATCGTCATAAGTTCCTGAAAGAGCATAATTTTTTACAATTTTATCCCAAACTTGGTTTTTAATAAATCTTTGATTTTCTTGATTTATTGTTTGGTCTCCTGTAAGAAGTTTCATCCCCTCCTCATAATTCTTATATCGATTTTGATATTCTTGAATAGAAACTGCAGTACCGTTTATTTCTGCAAGACTCTGTTCTTTTCCTGAAAAAAGTTTACTGACATCTCCTAATAAAAAAGCTAACAAAGCAATACCTATTACAATAGCAATTACCGGTCCTCTGTTCCTAATTTTCTGTAATGTAGCCATTTCTAATTATTATATTTTTTTAGTTCAAAATTTTGAGTTTGCAAATATATAAAAATTCTTTAAGAATAAATTTAATACGTTAAATTATGCCAATTTAGATTTGAAAATATCCATATATTTTTATTTTTTTATTTCTTTGCATCTGTAATTATTGAAAATGACAGAAATTTGTGCATTAGCTTCCGGAAGCAACGGAAATTGTTATTACATCGGAAATGAAAATGAAGCTGTTTTAATTGATATTGGTATTTATTATAAAAGGCTGATTGAAAGATTAGATGATGCAGGCTTGGACAAAAATAAAATTAAAGCAATTTTTATTTCTCATGAACATACAGACCACATTCAAGGTGCAAGGTCAACAAGTAATAAATTGGGCATTCCTGTATTTTACACAAAAAAGACTTATCATAAAAGTTATAATAAAAACAAAGCCCAAAATTTTTCTTTTTTTGAACCGGGAACGCCTTACGAAACAGGTAACATAAAAATTCATTCTTTTTCAAAACAACATGATGCTATAGACCCATGCAGTTTCAGAGTAGAAATCGGGAATAAAAATATCGGGATTATGACTGATATCGGTGAAGCAGATGAAACTCTTCAAAATGAATTTTCAAAATGTGATGCTGTATTTTTGGAATCAAATTATGACGAAGATATGTTACAAACCGGCTTATATCCCTATCATTTAAAACAAAGAGTAAGTTCGTCCAAAGGACATTTATCTAATATGCAAGCAATAGAACTTGTTGAACAATTTGCTTCTCCTCAACTAAAAATAATTTTTCTTTCACATATTTCAGCTGTTAATAATACACGAGAATTAGCCTTGGAAACTTTTTCGCATCTTAAAAATAAATACGAAATATTACTTACTTCAAGACAAGAAATTTCTGAAGTTGTTAGTCTGTAAAAACAAAATGGTTCTACTGTTATTTTAGTGGTAATTAGTTATACTTAAACTTAAAAAAATATTTTGATTTTTCTAAAAATGATTAAATGATATAATGCTTAAATGCTATAATAAAAAGAGATGCTCAATTATACAAATGGTTTATTGCAAACACATTACATGCTAATAAGTTTAAATAGAATACAAACTAATTACTGAAGCATTTAAGCATTGCATCATTATATCATTGTAAAAATATGTATTTAATTACTGTCAATATTTAATAAGTACCGTTAAATTCGTGGTAGTACCAATAAAATAATTATTGTATAAGTTATGTGGTAACGGCAGGATTTAATATTTTTGTAAAAAAATGTTATGACTTCATTTATAAAGGAGATATTTAATATAAACAGTTCGGAACAATTTAATGAAGTTTGCCTCAAAGTATTCAATTATCAATATAAAGAGAATAAAATCTATAAAAAATATGTTGATGAACTGAAAGTTAAAATTAACAATATTGAGAACTGTGATCAAATTCCTTTTTTGCCTGTTGAATTCTTTAAAACTCATAAAATAATAACAGGCACCGGAGTAGTTCAAAAGATTTTCAAAAGCAGCGGAACAACTGGTTTTGTCGCAAGCTCACACTATATTACAGATTTAAATATTTACGAAAAAAGTTTTGTTAAAACATTTAATTTATTTTACGGTAAGCCTGAAAAATATACATTTTTGGCTTTGCTACCCTCTTATTCAGAACGAAATGATTCATCATTAATTTATATGGTTCAAAAATTAATGAATATAAGCAATAAAAAAGATAACAGATTCTATTTGTATGATCATCAAGAACTTTTTGAAAAAATAACAGATTTAGAAAAGCAAAATAAAAAAACAATTTTATTCGGCGTTAGTTTTGCTTTGATTGATTTTTTTGAAAAATATAATATTGAATTAAAACATACAACTATTATTGAAACCGGAGGAATGAAAGGTCGTAAAAAAGAAATTGTCAGAGAAGAACTTCATTCTGTAATTAAATCAGCAACAGGACTTTCCGGTATTCATTCTGAATACGGTATGACAGAATTGCTCTCTCAAGCATATTCAAAAAGTAATAATCTTTATAAAACACCTCCATGGATGAAAATATTAATCAGAGACACAAATGACCCGTTCGACTATATCGAAACCGGCAAATCCGGCGGAATAAATATCATTGATCTTGCAAACATTTATTCTTGTTCTTTTATTGAGACAAAGGATCTTGGAAAGAAGTTGTCCGATGGTTCTTTTGAAGTATTGGGAAGATTTGACGATTCAGATATCAGAGGTTGTAATTTGATGGTGTTATGATTTTTTAATACCTTTGTTTTCATAAACAATTAAATTATGGAAAATATAATCTCAATCTCATATCCTGAATCGCTTGCTTTCTTATTAAAAATGGAAAATCATGAGTTTAAAAGTGAAATAAAAATGATTTCATTAATAAAACTTTATGAAATGGGTAAAATTTCATCAGGATCTGCTGCAAACTTATTAAATATGAGTAGGGTTGACTTTATTGAATCATTACATAAATATAATGTGTCATATTTTTATTACGGATTAGAAAATGAATTAGAAACAGACCTGAAAAATGCGTAAAATTATATCGAATACTACACCTATTCTTTCTTTACTCAAGATAAACAAACTTCATCTTTTAAGAGAACTTTACGGAAAAATTATAATTCCAAATGCAGTTTTTCAGGAAATTGAAGAAGGAAAAGATAAACTATTTTATAAAAATTTAGCATTATTAGATTGGATAATAATTGAAAATATTAAAAACAATAAACCGAAAGAATATATTTTTGATTTAGATGCAGGAGAAGCAGATGTTCTTATTCTTGCAAAGGAACATAATGCAGATTTAGTGATTTTAGATGAAATTTCCGGAAGAAGATACGCCAAACAACTAAATCTAAATTTAACAGGTACAATAGGAATACTCCTCAAAGCCAAAGAGAAAGGATTAATAAAATCTGTTAAAGAACTATTAACAGAATTAACAGAAAAAGGGACATGGTTTCATCCTAAACTGATTTTAAAGACTCTTGAATTAGCTAACGAAAAATAAACATATAATATCATGAACTACGAAAATATTTTAACAGAAATTAAAGACAGTATTTTAACTGTAACATTAAACCGTCCTAAACAATTAAATGCTTTAAACAAAGCTGTTTTTGCAGAGCTTGAACATATCATGACAAATTTTGCAGTAACAGATGAAGTTAAAGGTGTTATAATAACAGGTTCAGGAGAGAAAGCTTTTGCGGCGGGTGCAGATATAAAGGAATTTGCACATTTTAATGTCGAAGAAGGTAAAGAGCTGTCAGCTGACGGACAACGCATCTTCAAAATTATTGAAACTTTTAATAAACCTGTGATTGCTGCTGTAAACGGTTTTGCTCTCGGCGGCGGATTAGAATTGGCAATGGCTTGCCACATCAGACTTGCATCCGATAATGCTCGTTTCGGACAACCCGAAGTCAGTCTTGGTGTTACACCCGGATATGCAGGTACACAACGTCTTACACAACTGGTAGGTAAAGGTAAATCTTTGGAACTGTTAATGACCGGAGCAATGATTAAAGCTGATGAAGCTCTGAATTTGGGATTAGTTAACTATGTTGTTACTCAAGATGAATTAATCATCAAAGCTGAAGAACTGTTGAAATCTGTAATGAAACAATCGCCGGTTGCAGTTGCAGGAGTTATTAAATGTGTAGATGCTTACTATACTGACGGCATTGACGGTTTTAATACCGAAGTTGAAGAATTCGGAAAATGTTTCGGAACTGAAGATTTTAAAGAAGGTACAGATGCTTTTATGAATAAACGTAAAGCTGACTTTCCGGGAAAATAAGAATATAGCTTCGCCATTGTTAAATTGTTTCATTACTACATTGCCTGCCTGCCGGTAGGCTGTTTTTTAATAATTTAACAATGCAGCAATGAAACAATTTAACGTAAAAATATGAGAATAAGTCAAATGATGCACTTTCCTTTAATGGGTGCAGGAACAGGTATCTATGTAGATTTGCTTGCAAAGGAACTTATAAAAAGAGGCAACGAAGTTAATGTATTATGTTCAGACCATAAAATACCGGACAAGCCGTATCCGGTTAATGCTGTTTTATTTAATAAGAGAAAATCAAGTTCTTATCAAGTAAATTTTGATTTTCCGGTTTTTGCATCTCACCCGTTAAGCAAAGGCAAACAATTCGGTGATTTAAGCATAGCTGAAAGAGAAGAATATACAGAAGCTTTCAGAAAAAAAATTGCAGAAGAAATTAAAACATTTAAACCGGACATTATACATGTTCACCACGGTTGGATAATTTCATCAATTGTTTCAGAATACAATATACCTTATGTTATTACTTTACACGGAACAGAATATTATGCCTTTAATGAATTTCCGCAATATCAAGAAGAAGTTTTAAAAGGATTAAAAGGTGCAAAAAAAATAATGGCACTGACTCAAAAAGAAAAAGACCAAGCAATTGAGGCTTACGGTTTAACAGATGATGATATTACAATCGTAAACAGCGGAACTGATACAGATGTATTTACACCAATAAATCTGAACAAAAATGAATTACTTAAGTCTTATTCGATACCACCGACTGACAGGCCAATAGTTTTCTTTGGCGGAAGAATGACTCCTCAAAAAGGATTAGATACTCTTATTAAAGCTGCAAAAATCTATAATGAATCTGAAATTAATCCGATTACAATTCTTGCAGGGGACGGTTCTCTTAAAGAATCCCATGAGAAGTTGGCAAAAGAACTTGATATAAAAGACATTCATTTTATCGGAAATCAAACACATTCACAAATGGTTCATCTGTTTAACTTGGCAGATATTGCTGTCCTGCCTTCTAATTTTGAACCCTTCGGACTTGTTGCCGTTGAATCATTGGCATGCGGGACACCGGTTATTGCCGGAAATACCGGCGGTTTTAAAACAATTGTTAATGAGAATGTAGGCTCAAAGATTGAACCCGGAGATTATAAAACATTAGCCGGTAAAGTTATAAAGTTATTGAATGCAGATTTTAAAAATCAAAACAAACAAAAAATACTTGATTATGTCAGGAAAAATTACAGTTGGAAAAATACAGTTACTCATATTAAAGAAATATATGACAGATGTGTATAGTTTTGAGTATTAAGGGTTTCACTTGAAGTGATAACCCTTAACACAAGCAATATTTATTTCTTATTTTTTCTAATTTCTAATACATTTTCCGTAAAAACCTTACGTTCTTCTTTACTTAAATTGTAAATTGCATCTTTTTCATTATTTTTTAGGTATTCAATACCTACAGCAAACATTTTTAAAATAATGATATTCTCCGGATATTCCGATAATTGCTTTGTGAGTATTTCATTTATATAATTAAGCCTTTCCGGTGAATAATCATTAATATTAATTAAAATCTCAAATAATGCTTTGGGTAATGCTTTTGATAAAGATTTAATTTTTTTTGCTTCATACAAAGTTTTAATCAGAAATACTGAATATGTTTTAATAAAAAAATCCGAACCGAATTTAAAAAAATTATAAAAAACATCTTCACTAAAAGACGGTATAAAAATATCTTCATCAATATTTACTACCTTTTTAAATTGCTCTTTGCTGTTCTTAATATCATTTGCTCTTATATATGCACCGAGTAAGCTAAAATTTGTATAGGGACAATCAGGTTTTATTTCCAAGCCTTTTTTAAATGATTTAACAGCATTTTCTATTTCGTTAATTATTAAATATATTAAGCCTATGCCATTATGTGCGTAATGATTATTAGGGTTAATTTTAATAGCTATTTTGTAATTTTCTATTGCATTGTCGTATTCTTTTAATTCGCTATTTGTAACACCTTTATTATAAAATGCTAAATAAAATTTTGGATTAATTTTAATTGCTTTTTTATAACAATTAATTGCCTTTTTGTATTCTTTCAGTTTATTATATATAATCCCCATATTATTATATGCCAAATCATTTTTTTGATTTATTTCAATTGCTTTTTTGAAACTTTCAATTGCTTTATGGAATTCTGTTAAATTAGTATATATAATTCCCATATTATTATATACAAAAAGATGTTTCGGATTAATTTCAATTGCTTTTTTATAACTTTCAATTGCTTTTTTGTATTCTTTTAGTTCATCATATACAACACCAATATTATAAAATGCATTTTCATCATTTGGATTAATTTCAATTGCTTTTTTAAAATTTTCAATTGCTTTTTTATATTCTTTGAGTTCCCCATAGATAGAACCGATATTATTATATGCTAAGTTATGTTTCGGATTAATTTTAATTGCATTTTTATAACATTCAATTGCTTTCTTGTATTCTTTGAGTTCATCATATACACCTCCAATATTATAAAAAATATTATCATCATTTGGATTAATTTCAATTGCTTTTTTATAATTATTTACTGCCTTTTTATATTCTTTAAGTTTATCATATGCAACACCAATATTATAAAAGGTTACACTATCGTTTGGATTAATTTCAATTGTTTTTTTGAAATTTTCAATTGCTTTTTTGTATTCTTTTAATTCAAAAAATTTAATACCATTATTAAAAGTTTTTAAACTTTCTGATAAATATATATTAGGTTGTTCTTTTTTATCTAAATTATTAACAACTTCATCAATTTTATTATATAATTCTTTATTATCATTAACACAAGATAAATCATTATCTAAATTTGAAATTTGCTCACGAATTTCAGGTTTTAATGCCATTTCGTACATTAAGGCCTCTTTGCGGTATCTTGGTCTTTTATCATCAGATTGAAATTTTGCTCCGTAACTAAATTTTAAATATTTTTCGCTTATTTCTTTTATGCTGTAAAAAGCACTTAAAAAATCAATAAACAGTTTTGAAATACCGGTCGGGTTTTCTCCTATTTCAAAACTTATTCGCATCAAAGGTTCTTTAAGTTCATAAAATACATTATTCCCTGATTTGTTTTTATCTATCATCCCTTCTTTAACCAATAAAGCCAGAATTTTGCTGTTTGTTCTTTGCTCCAAAAAACAAGCTTTTGCAATTTCTTTTCCTTTTACGGCTCTTCTGTTTAAGCTCAAATATTTTACAATCTTTTGTTTTTGAGGTGATAAAGCGTTTACAAATTGTTCGTAATACGGTTTCAGATTATTCATTACTTTTATAAAAATATCTGAAAGTTCAGATTTATACTCTGCTTTTAAAAATGAATAAAAAGTAACCAATAAGCGGTGGTTGCCTTCGGTAAGTTCATATATTGCTCTTATTTTTCCTTGAAATTCTGTAGTGTTCATTTCATTTAACAGAGATTTGTTTTTCTCAACTTCTGCAATTGCTTTTATAAACTCAACAGCTTCATGATAGCTTAATTTCTTTAAATGAAAAATATTAAAAAAATTATAAAAAGGATATTCACTGTCTTGAATGCTTGAAATTAAGTTTTGAGAGCTTGCGATAATACTTAAATTATTATACTCATGCATAAAATCTCTTAATTGTGCTTGCCCCTCTTTTTTTAGAGCTTTTAGAATTTTATCAAGATTTTCAATAAGCATAATAATAATTCTTTTCCCTGCAAAATCGTTTAATGTTTTTTTAAGAAAATATACTTGATCGTGCGTGTCCGTAATTTCAGAAGCTTCTTCAATTTTGCTTTGAAGTTTTTCACTGCCATCAACTTTATATCTCATGAACGAACGTAAAATACTAACTAATAAATCCGTAAAGCTTGCAATGCCTACTTCGTCTTCCGACATATATGCAATTATTTTTTTTTCTGCTATTTTCTTATTATTCATAAAACGGTGATATAAAACTTTTATAATATGAGTTTTTCCGCTTCCTCTTGTTGCAATAATCAAAGATTGATAAGTAGATTTTTTTAATATTTTAGCTACACAGTTTCTTTCAATTTCATCAACTGTTTTTTTTCTTACTGTCAGCGTTTTCTCTAATATTTTTGGATTTACGCTTTTTGCTCCGAATGTTAATAGTGTATTTATCATTTTTATTTATGTATTAAAAAGCTTTATTAATATCCCACCATTTCTTTAAAATTGAATATTTAAAATCGAAGTACCTTTCTCGTTCTTTTAATTTACGAATAAGATAACCGTCATTTCTTAATCTTTCAATTTCATTGTTTACATCAATACGATCAATTTCTTGAATAAAGGCAAATACATGATTGTAAATTTCTATTTCAGAAGACATTTTATCATTTTTGCTTACAAAATTTAAAATATTTTCAGATATTTTTGCTTTAGGATAAAACAACTTTATTCTGTCATAAAAATGTCTAATGCTTTCTTTGCTTGATGTATCATTTAATATCTCATCAAAAGCATTATTAATTACTGTCCTACTGATTTTGTCTATATTTCTTATTTTATCAAATACGACATCTATGAAATACGGAATATTATTTGATTTCTTACAAATATATTTTATGTTTTTTTCAGTAATCTCAATTTCACAACCTAATTCCAAACACTTCCCGAAATATAAAGCATTTTCATCAGTAAAAGGTTGCAAATTATACTTGTACATGTGATTTAAAGGATCTCCGATGTTTTCTGTTTTTTTTATCTTATCTAATACTAAATCAATTCCTATAGAACCGCAATATACAAATCTGATATTTTTGAATTTACCAATATAAGTAATATCCCTTAAAAAACCGATAAGTATTGCAGCTTCTTTTTCAGGCAATTTGTCAAGAAAAATTGAAAATTCGTCCAGAATGATTACTATTTTTTTTCCTTCATTTTGCTTTGTTAAATTTTCAAAAAGAGATTTAATTTCCTGTTGCCAATAATCTTGTTTTTCTTTAAATTCAATAGGTCCGAGTTTACTGACATTTTCTGTAAATTTATTATAGGATTTTTCTATTATAGTCAGCTTGCTTTCCTCTATAAGGTTTCTTTCTTTAATCTTTTCATATATTATTTTATACAAATAATTAACGGTAGAAACACTTTCTATCGGAAAATATAACATAATAAAACCGTCTTGGGGTTGTTTTTCCATCTTACGTAAAATAGAACTTTTTCCGAAACGTCTTTCTGCAAAAAGTGTTAATCCTTGTTTTTCCAATTTTTCCCAAAATTTTTCAATTTCTTTATCTCGCCCGACAATTTCATCAGTTGAAACAATCCCTCCTGTATTGGGTGTAATTGGTATAATTTTTAATTCTTTCATAACTTTTCAACTTTACATTTACGCAAATATACGAATATTTTTTCGTACGAAAAAATATTCGTACGAAAATTAATGCTGTGACAAATATTTCTTTATTAAATTTAAATTATAAAATACATTTAAGTTGATTATTAATAATTAACTTATAATTTAATCCCAAATATTATATATCTCATCAAATATATATATCCTTTCATCAATACAGGCTTCAAATATTAGGTAAGTACGGGTTTTTGCGGTACTTTTGTTTCAACAACTGAATAACCTTTTATATATAATCTCAACACCAAAAAAATAGACTGCAATAAAACTTATTATGAAATTACAAAGAGATGCAAAAATTTGCATCTCTTTTTTTTATTCCTATAAGCTGATAATTTATAAGCCAATATAAGCCTCTCATATTCAGGGATTAAGCTCGTCGCTATCCGACATATCTTCAACGGCATAAATTGTTAAGTTATTTGTTGACAAACCCTAAAGCCCGGGCTGCTGTAATATTTATCTGCATGAAAATAAAGACTGTATTTTAAAAAAAATTAGTCCTATTCATGTTTTTTTTATAATTTTAAAATTGAATCTGCTCCGAAAACGGTCAGACGGGTATATTTGAAAAACATAATAAGTTTAATGTCTTATTTTCAGTTAATCAGAAAACCCGTCAGACCGATATTTATACATATTTTGACTTTTCGGAGTGGACACAAAATTAACATTCAAAACCCGTTAAACCCCTTTTATATGAACCGAAATCACACCAAAAAAGCCTGTCTGCCGAACAGGCAGGCATTTATAATAATACTGTTTATTGTAACATGCACGGTAAGTTTTGCACAAAATCACATCAAAACCGACAGCCTCAAAAACTTGTTAAAAACCGTTAATATAAACGAAAGACCAAAACTTTTGAATGAACTCGCAAAAGAATATTTGCCCAACTTTCCCGAAAAGGCAAAAAAAAATGCAAGCCTTGCACTGCAATTTGCGAGAAAACAAAATAACAGAATTGAACAAGCATTTGCTTTAAAATATATTGGTGTGGCATTATATTATCAATCAGAATATGAAAAAGCATTGGAAAACTATAATAACTCCATGCAAATATTTAAAGAACTTGATAATAAACCTGAAATTGCAAAATTATTTAATAATACAGGATTAATTTATAAAGAATTAAACAATTATGAAAAAGCTTTGGAATATTTTCAAAAGGTATTAAAAACAGACAAAAAAAACAAGGATAAAAGAGGAGTTGCATATTCGTTAAATAATATTGGTCTTATTTATTATGAATTAAACAATTATGAAGATGCTTTGGAATATTTTCAAAAATCATTGAAAAAAGAAAAAGAAATTGATAACAAAAACGGACTTGCAAAATCATTAAATAATATAGGAATTATTTATCAGGAATTAAACAATTATGAAGATGCTTTGGAATATTATCAAAAGTCATTAAAAATAAAAGAAGAAATCAAGGATAAAAAAGGAATTGCAAATACCTTAAATAATATCGGAATTATTTATAAAGAATTAAACAATTATGAAGAAGCTTTGGAATATCATCAAAAATCATTACAAATAAGAGGAGAAATCAAGGATAAAAGAGGAATTGCATCTTCGTTAAATAATATCGGAGAACTATACAACAAACTCGGGAACTTCAATAAAGCATTATTGTATTTTGGTAAAAGCCTTGAAATGTCTGAATTTCTTGATGCAAAAGATATGATTATAGATAATTATAAATTTATTTCCGAAACCTATTCGGCAACAGGAAATTACAGAAAGGCTTTTGAATATCATAAACAATACACCGGTTTAAAAGATTCTGTATTCAGTTTGGAAACATACAAGCAAATTGCAGATATGAAAACCAAGTATGAAACAGAGAAAAAAGATAAACAAATACAAACATTAGAATACGAAAATAATATAAAAACCATAAAAATTAAGCACCATAAAAAAACTCATATAATATATATCACAGGATTACTTCTTACATTAATTGCAATTACAATAATCCTTATTTTATTAAGAAAAAAAAACAGGGCATATAAATTTCTTGTTTCTAAAAACCTTGATGTGCTGTCGAAAGAAAAAGAACTGAAAAATATTAAAGAAAACTTGCAAATCGGCAATACGTATTCTCAAAATAATGTACACAATGATGAAAAAGAAAAAATATTGAGAAGATTAGAAAGACTGTTTGAAACAGACAAATCTTTTACACAACACAGCCTTACAATTGACAAACTGGCAAAAAAATTATCAATAAACAAAAATTATCTTTCCGGAGTAATAAATAACGAATACAAAAAAAATTATAATGATTTTATTAATGAATACAGGGTAAAAGAAGCCATGTTGCTGTTATCTGACAAAAAGAACAAAAAATATACTGTTGAAGCCATTGCAAAAGAAGCAGGTTTCAGATCTTTATCTACTTTTAACCCTGTTTTTAAAAAATATACCGGTTTAACTCCTTCAAAATTTTTAAAAACTTTAAATTTATAAACTAAAGCCAAGTTACTTTTCGTTTTTTAAAACAATTACCTGCTCTCATATTCTTTATCTTTACAGACCGTTCCTACGGAACTTATCTTATTATGGTTCATCCGAATAATACGTATTTTTGTTTTTAAACATACAAAATTAATAATGAAATATTTATTGTTTTGTAAAAATCAGCACCATAATTTATTATGGTGTTTTAAAAATTGCTACATCAAATATAGTGCGTTTTAACGTACTTTAAATTTGCTTTTTCAGATGTTTTTCAATATAAAAATGTAATTTTCGGTATTTCTGTAAAGTCATCTTAAAGATGACTTTTGTTTGCTGTATGTCTTTTAATTACACCAAGTTATACTTCGACTAAAACGCTCAGCATAAAAAACTTGGTGCTGTTTTTACCTTAATTGTTTTTAGATAAATCAAAAAAAATTGAAAAATCAAACCGATTTTCAATCATTTTCCCTAAAAAAAACCAATAAAACAGTGTTTTTGGCGGTTTCAAAACCATATAAAGCTTTATCTGGCTAACATGCTGTTACACAGCCCGTAACAAGCCGTATTTATACTTCCGAAATGATACTTTCGAAAGGATTTTATTTGCTTTTTGCAAAAAATCATAATTAATTTACATAAGCAAAAAAAGCACTTTTTTATTTGTATAAATTTTTTTTATTTATTCATTAAAATTATAAAAGTTATGAAAAGAAAAATTAACATTATAATCAGTGCAGTATTAATTTTATTAATATTGCCTATGCAGTTTGGATGTAATAAAGACAAATTGCTGAAAACACAAACAGATGATTTTGACCCTTGGGTGTATGATTTTAACGGCAACGGGCAGATAGATGAAGACGAACTTGAAGCAATATTAAATGATTTTGCAGAAAATAAAATTAATGAAGAAGAGTTTAAAGCCGGCATTGAGTTGTGGGCAAGCCATGGCACCGGACAGGAAGGAAACTCAACTAAAAGTGATTTTGAACCATGTTCTTATGATTCTAATTTTAATGGTGTCATAGATAAAGCAGAGGCAGTGGAAGCAATAAATGATTATTTATTTGAAGGAACTATTACGAAAGCACAGTGTATAGAAGTATTAAATATGTACTTATTCGGGGGAAGCCCTTGTAGCGACGACTTCTTTTTTGTTCATATTACC belongs to Bacteroidales bacterium and includes:
- a CDS encoding MBL fold metallo-hydrolase yields the protein MTEICALASGSNGNCYYIGNENEAVLIDIGIYYKRLIERLDDAGLDKNKIKAIFISHEHTDHIQGARSTSNKLGIPVFYTKKTYHKSYNKNKAQNFSFFEPGTPYETGNIKIHSFSKQHDAIDPCSFRVEIGNKNIGIMTDIGEADETLQNEFSKCDAVFLESNYDEDMLQTGLYPYHLKQRVSSSKGHLSNMQAIELVEQFASPQLKIIFLSHISAVNNTRELALETFSHLKNKYEILLTSRQEISEVVSL
- a CDS encoding acyltransferase, which codes for MTSFIKEIFNINSSEQFNEVCLKVFNYQYKENKIYKKYVDELKVKINNIENCDQIPFLPVEFFKTHKIITGTGVVQKIFKSSGTTGFVASSHYITDLNIYEKSFVKTFNLFYGKPEKYTFLALLPSYSERNDSSLIYMVQKLMNISNKKDNRFYLYDHQELFEKITDLEKQNKKTILFGVSFALIDFFEKYNIELKHTTIIETGGMKGRKKEIVREELHSVIKSATGLSGIHSEYGMTELLSQAYSKSNNLYKTPPWMKILIRDTNDPFDYIETGKSGGINIIDLANIYSCSFIETKDLGKKLSDGSFEVLGRFDDSDIRGCNLMVL
- a CDS encoding UPF0175 family protein codes for the protein MENIISISYPESLAFLLKMENHEFKSEIKMISLIKLYEMGKISSGSAANLLNMSRVDFIESLHKYNVSYFYYGLENELETDLKNA
- a CDS encoding DUF3368 domain-containing protein, coding for MRKIISNTTPILSLLKINKLHLLRELYGKIIIPNAVFQEIEEGKDKLFYKNLALLDWIIIENIKNNKPKEYIFDLDAGEADVLILAKEHNADLVILDEISGRRYAKQLNLNLTGTIGILLKAKEKGLIKSVKELLTELTEKGTWFHPKLILKTLELANEK
- a CDS encoding enoyl-CoA hydratase/isomerase family protein gives rise to the protein MNYENILTEIKDSILTVTLNRPKQLNALNKAVFAELEHIMTNFAVTDEVKGVIITGSGEKAFAAGADIKEFAHFNVEEGKELSADGQRIFKIIETFNKPVIAAVNGFALGGGLELAMACHIRLASDNARFGQPEVSLGVTPGYAGTQRLTQLVGKGKSLELLMTGAMIKADEALNLGLVNYVVTQDELIIKAEELLKSVMKQSPVAVAGVIKCVDAYYTDGIDGFNTEVEEFGKCFGTEDFKEGTDAFMNKRKADFPGK
- a CDS encoding glycosyltransferase family 4 protein translates to MRISQMMHFPLMGAGTGIYVDLLAKELIKRGNEVNVLCSDHKIPDKPYPVNAVLFNKRKSSSYQVNFDFPVFASHPLSKGKQFGDLSIAEREEYTEAFRKKIAEEIKTFKPDIIHVHHGWIISSIVSEYNIPYVITLHGTEYYAFNEFPQYQEEVLKGLKGAKKIMALTQKEKDQAIEAYGLTDDDITIVNSGTDTDVFTPINLNKNELLKSYSIPPTDRPIVFFGGRMTPQKGLDTLIKAAKIYNESEINPITILAGDGSLKESHEKLAKELDIKDIHFIGNQTHSQMVHLFNLADIAVLPSNFEPFGLVAVESLACGTPVIAGNTGGFKTIVNENVGSKIEPGDYKTLAGKVIKLLNADFKNQNKQKILDYVRKNYSWKNTVTHIKEIYDRCV